One window of the Deltaproteobacteria bacterium genome contains the following:
- a CDS encoding cupin domain-containing protein has translation MAQETSSPTQWQEPDKGQNAGIGSWNRPNSPYDNFMESEGVPIYRGIGVERVQELPFKPWKRLGGRGTFIQLYGTEGLWGCYVVEIPGADGLKAERHMYEEIYLVVEGRGTTEVWVDGSARKHQFEWQTGSLFSIPMNAWHRVVNARSTPAVLLAATTAPNMVNLVRNSDFIFNCPYVFKDRYNDGEDFFKPNVDVVPDPLRGLAMSKTNLIPDVFNSELQLDNRRSPGYRRMEPRMTENVFYQFIGEHENGRYSKAHAHASAAVLVCIKGKGYTYTWPVKYGLTPWKDGHADKIIRQDYDHVGMVSAAPMSGDWFHAHFGVSKEPMRLLGWYGPNNHRAQQPGRPGEKAIDEGAIDVRDGGTAIPYDEEDPFIRAEYEEILKKEGVTSRVTDSLFRRT, from the coding sequence ATGGCGCAAGAAACTTCGAGTCCAACTCAGTGGCAAGAACCCGACAAAGGGCAGAACGCCGGCATCGGCAGCTGGAACCGGCCCAACTCGCCATACGACAACTTCATGGAAAGCGAAGGGGTGCCGATTTACCGCGGCATCGGCGTCGAGCGCGTGCAAGAGCTGCCGTTCAAACCGTGGAAGCGGCTGGGCGGAAGAGGAACGTTTATTCAGCTCTACGGCACCGAAGGTTTGTGGGGCTGTTACGTCGTCGAGATTCCCGGCGCCGATGGGCTCAAGGCCGAGCGCCACATGTACGAAGAAATTTATTTGGTCGTCGAAGGGCGCGGCACCACCGAAGTGTGGGTCGACGGCTCGGCGCGCAAACATCAGTTCGAGTGGCAAACCGGTTCGCTCTTTTCGATTCCGATGAACGCTTGGCATCGCGTGGTCAACGCGCGCTCGACGCCCGCGGTGTTGCTGGCGGCGACCACGGCGCCGAACATGGTCAACCTGGTGCGCAACAGCGATTTCATCTTCAACTGCCCCTATGTTTTCAAAGACCGCTACAACGACGGCGAAGACTTCTTCAAGCCCAACGTCGATGTCGTGCCCGATCCGCTGCGCGGCCTGGCCATGAGCAAGACCAATCTGATTCCCGATGTCTTCAACAGCGAGTTGCAATTGGACAACCGCCGCTCGCCCGGCTACCGGCGCATGGAACCGCGCATGACCGAAAATGTTTTTTATCAATTCATCGGCGAGCATGAGAACGGCCGGTATTCGAAAGCCCACGCCCACGCGTCGGCCGCGGTCTTGGTCTGCATCAAGGGCAAAGGCTACACTTACACGTGGCCAGTGAAGTATGGTCTCACGCCGTGGAAAGACGGCCACGCCGACAAGATCATTCGCCAAGATTACGATCACGTCGGCATGGTCAGCGCAGCGCCGATGAGCGGCGACTGGTTCCATGCGCACTTCGGCGTGAGCAAAGAACCGATGCGCCTGTTGGGCTGGTATGGGCCGAATAATCACCGCGCGCAGCAACCCGGACGGCCCGGTGAAAAAGCCATCGACGAAGGCGCCATCGACGTACGCGACGGCGGCACGGCGATTCCTTACGACGAGGAAGATCCGTTTATCCGCGCGGAGTACGAAGAAATCCTAAAAAAAGAAGGCGTGACTTCGCGGGTGACGGATAGTTTGTTTCGGCGGACGTAG
- a CDS encoding putative toxin-antitoxin system toxin component, PIN family, giving the protein MAKVRVVLDTNVYVSALLWTGIPHRLLRLAEEGDLALVTSPSILEELRDVLRRPKFRLRIRTLQTSVAELMESLLSVVEVIPDSVMEPVIKRDPDDDKILACAVAAQAPWLISGDDHLLSLKRYNGISIVTPSQFLRAWKSVQ; this is encoded by the coding sequence GTGGCTAAAGTCCGAGTCGTGCTGGATACCAATGTCTATGTCTCAGCGCTGCTGTGGACCGGCATCCCGCACCGGCTGCTGCGCTTGGCGGAAGAAGGCGATCTGGCGTTAGTGACCTCTCCATCGATTCTGGAAGAGTTACGCGATGTGCTGCGGCGTCCGAAATTCAGACTCAGGATCAGAACGTTGCAGACTTCCGTGGCGGAACTCATGGAATCGCTGTTGAGCGTGGTTGAGGTGATTCCCGATTCGGTGATGGAGCCGGTCATCAAGAGAGATCCAGACGACGATAAAATTCTCGCCTGTGCGGTGGCCGCACAGGCGCCGTGGCTTATTTCTGGAGACGATCATCTGCTGAGCCTAAAGCGGTACAATGGGATTTCAATCGTTACGCCGAGCCAATTTTTGCGTGCATGGAAGAGCGTCCAATAG